One window of the Desulfonatronum thiosulfatophilum genome contains the following:
- the bamA gene encoding outer membrane protein assembly factor BamA: MTSNFRPFALMLICACLFSFLLPGEQRFAHAQSGQAIKLVVLPFEINAAPDLEYLQESLPELLRDRLRDNGFEVHPGDQTIQLLRAQELTELDLASARDLALLSASAHSIYGSFNQIGENISLDVRMVEAFGLRPAKSFFVVREGLINLLPAVDELVERITRELRQVETIARIEVEGNQTLGSDVVLLRIRSQRGDIYDPQVVNEDVRRLFDLGFFDDISIRVEDGPEGKVLTFVVAERPRIQAISVLGAKEIKEGDILKAITTRTGSIINPRILSDDLGKIRELYRQKGYYLAQVDYSLEQTDPRQARLNITIDEGNRLFIRDIRIEGAHSLSERELKNELVLGERGLFSWLTGTGILREELLERDAAALEAYYANRGFLDARVGQPEVEYLEEGIRITFKVEEGPRYKVGTIAFRGDLLEPEEQLMNLINLDDLQAKNAFFDRSVLRQDLQRLADHYTEYGYAFAQSDAQLDIQRDELLVNVVYVLDKGSLVYIRRVMIEGNTKTRDNVIRREMRLGDGDLFSGSQLARSNERLVRLDFFELVDIETLATPNPSELDLKVTVKEKPTGMLSAGAGYSSLDKVFFSATVQERNLLGRAYNLAFRGTFSGRSTAYDISLTNPAWRDTLLGVGSDLYYWTRDYKDYERKAVGGRFRLSYPLGEYTKLFWNYRLERYTISDVREHAARQIRDAEGTKWASSTYAAISRDTTDRIFNPSRGTVNTASIQYSGGLLQGDDDFIKTIYDSHFYYPLFWDTVFHWRGQVGVLFDNDGKEAPVFERFYLGGIDSVRGYPGWEISPRDPATNDRIGGTKQFFTNFEYLFPLNKDLGLVGLLFFDAGNVWDDDETFGSKLYKSVGTGIRWYSPLGPLRLEYGYGLDRLDGEKRSGVEFSIGQIF, translated from the coding sequence ATGACCTCCAATTTCCGTCCGTTTGCGCTGATGTTGATCTGTGCATGTCTGTTCAGCTTCCTGCTCCCGGGTGAGCAGCGTTTTGCCCACGCTCAATCCGGGCAGGCCATCAAGCTGGTCGTGCTCCCCTTCGAGATTAATGCCGCACCCGATTTGGAATATCTCCAGGAAAGCCTGCCGGAGCTGTTGCGGGATCGTCTGCGCGACAACGGCTTCGAGGTCCATCCCGGGGATCAGACCATCCAGCTGCTCAGAGCCCAGGAGCTGACCGAGCTCGACCTGGCCTCGGCCCGGGACCTGGCGCTGCTCTCCGCGTCCGCGCACAGCATCTACGGCAGCTTCAACCAGATCGGCGAGAACATCAGCCTGGACGTGCGGATGGTGGAAGCCTTCGGCCTGCGTCCCGCCAAATCTTTTTTCGTTGTCCGAGAAGGGTTGATCAACCTGCTTCCGGCAGTGGACGAACTGGTTGAGCGGATCACCCGTGAACTGCGCCAGGTTGAAACCATCGCCCGGATCGAAGTGGAAGGCAATCAGACTCTCGGCTCCGATGTCGTGCTGCTGCGCATCCGCAGTCAGCGGGGCGACATTTACGATCCGCAAGTGGTCAACGAGGATGTACGCCGCCTGTTTGACCTGGGCTTTTTCGACGACATCTCCATCCGGGTCGAGGATGGTCCTGAAGGCAAGGTCCTGACTTTCGTGGTGGCCGAGCGCCCGCGGATTCAGGCCATCAGCGTTCTCGGCGCCAAGGAGATCAAGGAAGGCGACATCCTGAAGGCCATCACTACCCGGACGGGCAGCATCATCAACCCCCGCATCTTGTCCGACGATCTGGGCAAGATCCGGGAACTGTACCGCCAGAAAGGATATTACCTCGCCCAGGTGGACTATTCCCTGGAGCAGACCGACCCGCGCCAGGCGAGGCTGAACATCACCATCGACGAGGGCAACAGACTGTTCATTCGTGACATACGGATCGAAGGCGCGCATTCCCTGAGCGAACGTGAACTGAAAAACGAGCTGGTCCTCGGCGAACGCGGCCTGTTCTCCTGGCTGACCGGCACGGGAATCCTGCGCGAAGAACTCCTGGAGCGCGACGCCGCGGCCCTGGAAGCCTACTATGCCAACCGCGGCTTTCTCGACGCCCGGGTAGGTCAGCCAGAAGTGGAATACCTGGAGGAAGGCATCCGGATCACGTTCAAGGTGGAGGAAGGGCCGCGATACAAGGTGGGAACCATTGCCTTCCGTGGCGATCTGCTGGAGCCGGAAGAGCAATTGATGAACCTGATCAACCTGGACGACCTCCAGGCCAAAAACGCCTTTTTCGACCGTTCGGTCCTGCGTCAGGACCTGCAGCGGTTGGCCGACCACTATACGGAATACGGCTATGCATTTGCCCAGAGCGACGCCCAGCTGGACATCCAACGGGACGAACTGCTGGTCAACGTGGTGTACGTCCTGGACAAAGGCTCGCTGGTCTACATTCGTCGCGTGATGATCGAGGGCAATACCAAGACCCGGGACAACGTCATCCGTCGGGAAATGCGGCTCGGCGACGGCGATCTTTTCAGCGGAAGCCAGCTGGCCCGGTCCAATGAACGCTTGGTTCGACTGGACTTTTTCGAGCTTGTGGACATCGAGACCCTGGCGACGCCCAACCCCAGCGAGCTGGACCTGAAGGTCACGGTGAAAGAAAAACCCACCGGCATGCTCAGCGCCGGCGCGGGCTATTCCAGCCTGGACAAGGTTTTCTTCTCCGCCACGGTCCAGGAACGGAACCTTCTCGGCAGGGCCTACAACCTAGCCTTCCGGGGAACCTTCAGCGGCCGGAGCACGGCCTACGACATCAGCCTGACCAATCCGGCCTGGAGGGATACGCTGCTCGGCGTCGGCTCGGACCTCTATTATTGGACTCGGGATTATAAGGATTACGAACGCAAAGCCGTGGGGGGTCGGTTCCGGCTATCCTACCCACTGGGCGAATATACCAAGTTGTTCTGGAATTACCGACTGGAGCGCTACACGATCTCCGATGTGCGGGAACATGCCGCACGACAGATACGTGACGCTGAAGGCACGAAATGGGCAAGTTCCACCTATGCCGCCATTTCCCGAGACACGACGGACCGCATTTTCAACCCCTCTCGCGGGACCGTGAATACTGCCTCTATACAATACTCCGGAGGTTTGCTGCAGGGCGACGACGATTTCATCAAGACTATTTACGACTCTCATTTCTATTACCCGCTCTTCTGGGACACCGTCTTCCATTGGCGCGGCCAAGTCGGAGTCCTGTTTGACAACGATGGCAAGGAAGCACCTGTTTTCGAGCGGTTCTACCTGGGGGGCATCGACAGCGTCCGAGGATATCCGGGTTGGGAGATCTCCCCGCGGGATCCGGCGACGAACGACCGCATCGGCGGCACGAAGCAATTTTTCACCAACTTCGAGTATCTTTTCCCCCTGAACAAGGACTTGGGCTTGGTCGGACTGCTCTTCTTCGATGCCGGCAACGTCTGGGACGACGATGAAACCTTCGGCTCCAAGCTCTACAAGAGCGTCGGCACGGGCATCCGCTGGTATTCCCCCCTGGGACCGTTGCGCCTGGAGTATGGATACGGACTGGATCGCCTGGATGGAGAAAAGCGCAGCGGGGTTGAATTCTCCATCGGCCAGATTTTCTAG
- the lysS gene encoding lysine--tRNA ligase — translation MKTQGIILTTEQTPSLSQLQKQRREKFTQLQAAGVDLYPNFFTKNADLAHIKTAYHDHDEEQLADLNQSFAVAGRVMSQRSFGKAAFLHVQDATDQMQIFVQRDVIGAEKYALFKKFDIGDIVGVVGGLFRTKTGELTIKADSVDLVSKSLRPLPEKYHGLKDVEVRYRQRYVDLMVNPRTREIFQRRTQIVRFLRTFLDAQGFMEVETPMMQPIPGGATARPFTTHHKALDMKLYLRIAPELYLKRLLVGGFERVYEINRNFRNEGISTQHNPEFTMLEFYWAYATYQDLMNLTEQMFAALAREVTGNEVVAYQGESINLGGPWQRLTFHESLETLGGLEPAQYQDYDQAKNLVFKLGEKAHIGEKLGKLQAKLFDLLVEPKLIQPHFIYHYPTDISPLSRRNDDNPDVTDRFELFIAGREIANAFSELNDPMDQRSRFEEQVKEKEAGDEEAHFMDDDYIRALEYGMPPAAGQGVGIDRLVMLLTDSPSIREVILFPLLRPEVSPGP, via the coding sequence ATGAAGACCCAAGGAATCATCTTGACTACCGAGCAAACTCCCAGCCTCAGCCAGCTCCAAAAACAGCGCCGTGAAAAATTCACGCAGCTCCAGGCAGCCGGGGTCGACCTCTATCCCAATTTCTTCACCAAGAACGCCGACCTGGCACATATCAAGACCGCCTACCACGACCATGACGAGGAACAACTCGCCGATCTGAATCAATCCTTTGCCGTGGCCGGGCGGGTGATGAGCCAGCGTTCCTTCGGCAAGGCGGCGTTTCTGCATGTCCAGGATGCCACGGACCAGATGCAGATCTTTGTCCAGCGCGACGTCATCGGCGCTGAGAAATATGCCCTGTTCAAGAAGTTCGACATCGGCGACATTGTCGGAGTTGTCGGCGGCTTGTTCCGCACCAAGACCGGAGAGCTGACCATCAAGGCCGACAGCGTGGACCTGGTGAGCAAATCCTTGCGCCCTCTGCCCGAGAAGTATCATGGCCTGAAGGATGTGGAAGTCCGCTACCGACAACGTTACGTTGATCTGATGGTCAACCCCAGGACCCGGGAAATCTTTCAGCGCCGAACCCAGATCGTGCGCTTTTTGCGTACCTTTCTGGACGCCCAGGGCTTCATGGAAGTGGAAACGCCGATGATGCAGCCCATCCCGGGCGGCGCCACGGCCCGCCCCTTCACCACCCACCACAAAGCCCTGGACATGAAGCTCTACTTGCGGATCGCGCCGGAATTGTACCTGAAGCGACTGCTTGTGGGCGGGTTTGAACGGGTTTACGAAATCAACCGCAACTTTCGCAACGAAGGCATTTCCACCCAGCACAACCCGGAATTCACCATGCTGGAGTTCTACTGGGCCTACGCCACCTATCAGGATCTGATGAACCTGACCGAGCAGATGTTCGCCGCCCTGGCCCGAGAGGTCACCGGCAACGAGGTGGTCGCCTATCAGGGGGAATCCATCAATCTCGGCGGCCCCTGGCAGCGGTTGACCTTCCATGAGTCATTGGAGACCTTGGGGGGGCTCGAGCCGGCCCAGTACCAGGATTACGATCAGGCCAAGAATCTGGTCTTCAAGCTGGGCGAAAAAGCCCATATCGGTGAAAAGCTCGGCAAACTCCAGGCCAAGCTTTTTGATCTGCTGGTGGAGCCCAAACTGATTCAACCCCATTTCATCTACCACTACCCCACGGACATTTCGCCCCTCTCCCGGCGCAACGACGACAATCCGGACGTCACGGACCGTTTTGAACTCTTCATCGCCGGCCGGGAAATCGCCAATGCGTTTTCCGAACTCAACGACCCCATGGACCAGCGCTCCCGCTTCGAGGAACAGGTCAAGGAGAAGGAAGCCGGCGATGAGGAAGCCCACTTCATGGACGACGACTACATTCGGGCCCTGGAGTACGGCATGCCCCCGGCCGCGGGCCAGGGCGTCGGCATCGACCGGCTGGTCATGCTGCTCACGGACAGTCCCTCCATCCGCGAAGTGATCCTGTTTCCGCTGCTGCGTCCGGAGGTCAGCCCGGGACCATGA
- a CDS encoding OmpH family outer membrane protein: MRLFLSALLCITLFLPGVSWAQTKIGIVDMQTVISDSVPGQQAMQELRTRFESMKTELDKQNEAITKLRDELQRQSMVLSQEAKQDKELEYRRVVRDFQDQFQAFQVKMKSEEDRLSEPILELLLSVIDRYGKANNFSMIIDGTAAGLVYADESVIITQPIIQELNKAWQAK; this comes from the coding sequence ATGCGTTTATTTTTGAGTGCCCTTCTTTGCATCACGCTGTTTTTGCCCGGCGTGTCCTGGGCTCAGACAAAAATCGGCATCGTGGACATGCAGACCGTCATCTCGGATTCGGTTCCCGGCCAGCAAGCCATGCAGGAGTTGCGCACCCGCTTCGAGTCCATGAAAACCGAACTGGACAAGCAGAACGAGGCCATCACCAAATTGCGCGACGAACTGCAGCGCCAGAGCATGGTCTTGAGCCAGGAGGCGAAGCAGGACAAGGAATTGGAATACCGCCGGGTCGTTCGCGATTTCCAGGATCAGTTCCAGGCGTTTCAGGTGAAGATGAAATCCGAAGAGGATCGTCTCAGCGAGCCGATTCTGGAATTGCTGCTGAGCGTAATCGACAGATACGGCAAGGCGAACAACTTCAGCATGATCATTGACGGAACCGCGGCAGGGCTTGTTTATGCGGACGAGTCCGTGATCATCACCCAGCCCATCATTCAGGAGCTGAACAAAGCCTGGCAGGCGAAGTAG
- the fabZ gene encoding 3-hydroxyacyl-ACP dehydratase FabZ: MNNSDPSLIDIRGIMDLLPHRYPFLLVDRILEFIPNKSIQAIKNVTFNEPHFQGHFPDYPLMPGVLIVESLAQTAGLLLLKSRPAGELKDKLFVFTGLEKVKFRRQVVPGDQLLLDMNHVRNKMNVWKMTGTAHVNGNLVAEATLSGAFVDLERA; encoded by the coding sequence ATGAACAACAGTGACCCTTCGCTGATTGATATTCGCGGCATCATGGATCTGCTTCCGCACCGCTATCCGTTCCTTCTTGTGGACAGAATTCTGGAATTCATTCCGAACAAGAGCATACAGGCCATCAAGAACGTCACCTTCAACGAACCGCACTTTCAGGGTCATTTTCCGGATTACCCCCTGATGCCCGGAGTGCTCATCGTCGAATCACTGGCCCAGACCGCCGGGCTGCTCCTGTTGAAAAGCCGGCCGGCCGGGGAACTGAAGGACAAGCTCTTTGTCTTTACCGGCCTGGAAAAGGTCAAGTTTCGCCGCCAGGTCGTTCCCGGAGATCAACTGTTGCTGGATATGAACCATGTCCGCAACAAGATGAACGTCTGGAAAATGACCGGTACAGCCCATGTCAACGGAAATTTGGTGGCCGAGGCTACGTTGAGCGGCGCCTTTGTCGATCTGGAGCGAGCATAA
- a CDS encoding LpxI family protein, with translation MTAIPNETMAIIAGGGHLPQLVLEGARSMGLRVVGVGFAGETDPSLADSMDAWQWQNLGQLGKLIAFCKKQGVSRIVMAGKIHKARAVDLRPDWRAAKLLWKVKNTQDDVLLRAITGELESEGMSVVSAMDFLPHLRSPEGVLTRRGPTSEEQADIDFGWPMARQIGALDIGQCIVVRKRTTVAVEGLEGTDATILRAGELVGPGCVVIKLFKPIQDARLDLPAVGPKTIQTMIEAKASCLALEAARSLFIHLEESLTLADKAGISIVGLRS, from the coding sequence ATGACAGCAATACCCAACGAGACAATGGCCATCATCGCCGGCGGAGGACACTTGCCTCAGCTGGTGCTTGAAGGCGCCCGAAGCATGGGGTTGCGGGTCGTGGGCGTTGGATTTGCGGGAGAAACGGATCCCTCGCTGGCCGATAGCATGGATGCCTGGCAATGGCAGAACCTGGGCCAGCTGGGGAAGTTGATTGCGTTCTGCAAGAAACAGGGCGTAAGCCGGATCGTGATGGCGGGCAAAATCCACAAGGCCCGGGCTGTTGATCTGCGGCCGGACTGGCGGGCTGCCAAGCTGCTCTGGAAAGTCAAGAATACACAGGACGACGTTCTGCTTCGGGCAATAACAGGCGAATTGGAAAGCGAAGGGATGTCCGTGGTATCCGCGATGGACTTCCTGCCCCATCTGCGTTCTCCGGAAGGAGTACTGACCCGGCGCGGCCCAACTTCCGAGGAGCAGGCGGACATTGATTTCGGATGGCCCATGGCCCGTCAGATCGGGGCGCTGGACATCGGACAATGCATCGTCGTCCGCAAGCGGACCACCGTGGCCGTGGAAGGCCTGGAAGGCACGGATGCCACGATTCTCCGTGCCGGGGAGTTGGTCGGCCCGGGCTGCGTGGTGATCAAACTCTTCAAGCCCATCCAGGATGCCCGTCTGGATCTCCCGGCCGTCGGCCCCAAAACCATCCAAACCATGATCGAGGCCAAGGCATCCTGTCTGGCCCTGGAAGCCGCCCGCAGCCTCTTCATCCACCTCGAAGAAAGCCTCACCCTGGCCGACAAGGCCGGCATCAGCATCGTGGGATTACGATCATAA
- a CDS encoding ABC transporter ATP-binding protein, giving the protein MSDALLYEVQGLSKTVRSAVEQLTILKRIDFSLRPGESAAIIGASGSGKSTLLHILGTLDQPTGGKVLFLGKDLSRMNQSEKDCLRNLSIGFVFQFHHLLPEFTTLENVALPGLIAGRSHGWSRREASDALEMVGLGDRKHHRVTTLSGGERQRAAIARALLLKPRVLLADEPTGNLDEEAGSSVKQILMHLNQTLGTSLVVVTHNRDLALAMRHQYELRGGELFSL; this is encoded by the coding sequence ATGAGTGACGCGCTGTTGTACGAGGTGCAGGGGTTGAGCAAGACGGTCCGGAGTGCGGTCGAGCAACTAACCATCCTGAAACGGATCGACTTTTCCCTGCGGCCCGGCGAATCAGCTGCCATTATCGGGGCTTCCGGTTCCGGAAAATCCACCTTGCTGCACATCCTGGGCACGCTGGACCAACCCACTGGCGGAAAAGTTCTCTTTCTCGGAAAAGATCTCAGCCGGATGAATCAGTCTGAAAAGGACTGCCTGCGCAACCTGAGCATCGGCTTTGTCTTTCAGTTTCATCATCTCTTGCCGGAGTTTACCACGCTGGAAAACGTGGCCCTGCCCGGATTGATCGCCGGCCGCTCCCACGGTTGGTCGCGCCGGGAAGCCTCGGACGCCCTGGAGATGGTCGGACTCGGGGACCGGAAACATCACCGGGTGACCACCCTTTCCGGCGGCGAACGCCAGCGCGCGGCTATTGCCCGGGCTCTGCTGCTCAAGCCCCGGGTTCTTCTGGCGGACGAGCCCACGGGCAATTTGGATGAAGAAGCCGGCAGCAGCGTCAAACAAATACTGATGCACCTGAACCAGACCCTGGGAACAAGTCTGGTCGTTGTGACCCATAATCGAGATCTGGCCCTGGCCATGCGGCATCAGTACGAACTGCGTGGCGGCGAACTTTTTTCCTTGTAA
- a CDS encoding lipoprotein-releasing ABC transporter permease subunit, with protein MRFERFIALRYLLTKRNHAFISVISWISILGVALGVASLIVVLGVMNGFSNELRDKILGVNAHIVVTSLEGTIRDYEPLTRQAAQISGVAGAMPFMYSEVMLSTSFGVKGVVLRGIDPELSHNVITLSDDLIMGDVRDLVDVPEGYGIFIGAELAGRLGLRVGSPVNLLSPAGQRTAAGFSPSVKNFVVRGIFRTGMYEYDSSLAYVTIPAAQSVMGFREDLVTGLEVRLHDVYAAPRVASDLADALGGFPLHVRTWMEMNQNLFAALKLEKTAMFVILVMIVLVGSFSIITTLVMLVMEKTRDIAILASMGAGPKRIGRIFIFLGTVIGVLGTSLGFAIGLLLSYLLQRYQFIQLPMDVYYLDHLPVQLQWSDLTIIAAAAMGMCFLATLYPARQASRLQPAEALRYE; from the coding sequence ATGAGATTTGAGCGCTTCATCGCCCTGCGCTACCTGCTGACCAAGCGCAATCACGCCTTTATTTCCGTCATTTCCTGGATCTCCATTCTCGGCGTCGCCCTCGGCGTCGCCTCTTTGATTGTCGTTTTGGGCGTGATGAACGGCTTCAGCAATGAGCTCCGGGACAAGATTCTGGGCGTCAACGCCCACATCGTCGTCACCAGTCTGGAAGGCACGATCCGTGACTACGAGCCCCTGACCCGCCAGGCCGCTCAGATATCCGGCGTGGCCGGAGCAATGCCCTTCATGTATTCGGAAGTGATGCTCAGCACCAGTTTTGGAGTGAAGGGCGTGGTCCTGCGTGGTATCGATCCGGAGCTTTCCCACAACGTGATCACCCTTTCCGACGACCTGATCATGGGCGATGTCCGGGATCTTGTTGACGTCCCCGAAGGCTACGGCATCTTCATCGGCGCCGAGTTGGCCGGCCGCTTGGGGCTGCGTGTCGGCTCGCCCGTGAATCTCCTCTCTCCGGCCGGACAACGTACAGCCGCCGGCTTCTCTCCCAGCGTCAAAAACTTCGTCGTGCGCGGCATTTTCCGCACCGGAATGTATGAATACGACTCGTCCCTGGCCTACGTAACCATACCCGCCGCGCAATCCGTGATGGGGTTTCGCGAGGATCTGGTCACCGGGCTGGAGGTTAGGCTGCACGACGTGTACGCGGCCCCGCGCGTCGCGAGCGACTTGGCAGACGCCTTGGGCGGCTTTCCGTTGCACGTGCGCACCTGGATGGAAATGAATCAGAACCTGTTTGCCGCCTTGAAACTTGAGAAAACGGCCATGTTCGTCATTCTGGTAATGATTGTTCTGGTGGGTTCCTTCAGCATCATCACGACCTTAGTCATGCTGGTCATGGAAAAAACGCGGGACATTGCGATCCTGGCCTCCATGGGCGCGGGCCCAAAGCGGATCGGCCGAATTTTCATCTTTCTGGGCACCGTGATCGGAGTTCTGGGCACGTCCTTGGGCTTCGCCATCGGCCTGCTGCTTTCCTATCTGCTGCAACGGTACCAGTTCATCCAACTGCCCATGGACGTCTATTACCTGGACCATCTGCCCGTGCAGTTGCAATGGTCGGACCTGACGATCATCGCCGCGGCGGCCATGGGCATGTGTTTCCTGGCCACGCTCTATCCGGCGCGCCAAGCGTCCCGGTTGCAACCTGCCGAGGCTCTGCGCTATGAGTGA
- the lpxA gene encoding acyl-ACP--UDP-N-acetylglucosamine O-acyltransferase, translating into MATQIHSTALVDPGAQLGQDVQIGPYCIIEADVSIGDRTRIDAHSRIHAHTSLGADNHVHSFSFLGGDPQHVKYKGEPTRLEVGDRNLIREYCTMHRGTVDAGGVTRVSSDCLFMAYAHVAHDCVVDDKVIMANAATLGGHVHVGTKAVLGGLCAVHQFARIGAYAFIGGKAGISLDIPPYMIATGTPAKLYGPNVIGLKRQGFSSQAVSQIEKAYKIIWRSGKKRQDAIAEVQAAYPESSEVGFLIDFLQFTVRGVSADNQLAVNGQDIPVY; encoded by the coding sequence ATGGCAACGCAGATTCATTCCACAGCTCTGGTGGATCCGGGGGCGCAGCTGGGACAGGACGTCCAGATCGGGCCATACTGCATCATCGAGGCGGACGTCTCCATCGGCGACAGAACGCGAATTGACGCACATTCGAGAATTCATGCCCACACCAGCCTTGGCGCGGACAACCATGTCCATTCCTTCAGCTTTCTCGGCGGCGATCCCCAGCACGTCAAATACAAGGGCGAACCAACGCGCCTTGAAGTCGGCGACCGCAACCTGATCCGAGAGTACTGCACCATGCACCGGGGAACCGTGGACGCCGGCGGCGTAACCCGCGTCAGCTCGGATTGCCTGTTTATGGCCTATGCCCACGTGGCCCACGATTGCGTGGTGGATGACAAGGTGATCATGGCGAATGCCGCGACCTTGGGCGGCCATGTCCATGTCGGGACCAAGGCCGTGCTTGGTGGTTTGTGCGCCGTGCACCAGTTCGCCAGGATCGGGGCTTACGCCTTTATCGGCGGAAAGGCCGGCATCAGTCTGGACATCCCTCCGTACATGATCGCCACGGGCACTCCGGCCAAATTGTATGGCCCCAACGTCATCGGTCTGAAGCGCCAGGGCTTCTCCAGCCAGGCCGTGAGCCAGATCGAAAAAGCGTACAAGATCATCTGGCGCTCTGGAAAAAAACGCCAGGACGCCATTGCGGAAGTACAGGCCGCCTACCCCGAATCTTCTGAAGTTGGTTTTCTCATCGATTTCCTGCAGTTCACGGTCCGCGGCGTCTCAGCGGACAATCAACTGGCCGTGAACGGGCAGGATATCCCGGTCTACTAG
- the upp gene encoding uracil phosphoribosyltransferase, with product MSVHVVRHPLVQHKLGVMRQHDISTKNFRELASELARLLTYEATKDLETEPETVQGWSGSVQVERIKGKKVTVVPILRAGLGMLDGVLDMIPGAKVSVIGIYRDEETLDPVRYYVKIAGNIEQRMALILDPMLATGGTLLATIDLLKEAGCRKIKGVFLVAAPEGLERVEKAHPDVEIYLASVDERLNAQGYILPGLGDAGDKIFGTK from the coding sequence GTGTCCGTTCATGTGGTTCGCCATCCACTGGTGCAGCATAAACTTGGGGTCATGCGTCAGCACGACATCAGCACGAAAAACTTTCGGGAACTGGCGTCGGAATTGGCCAGGTTGTTGACTTATGAGGCCACGAAAGATCTGGAGACCGAGCCCGAGACGGTCCAGGGCTGGAGCGGTTCGGTTCAGGTTGAACGGATCAAGGGCAAGAAAGTCACCGTGGTGCCCATCCTGCGGGCGGGACTGGGCATGCTGGACGGCGTCCTGGACATGATTCCGGGGGCCAAGGTCAGCGTGATCGGCATCTACCGGGATGAAGAAACCTTGGACCCGGTGCGGTATTACGTCAAGATCGCGGGAAACATCGAGCAGCGCATGGCCCTGATCCTGGACCCGATGCTGGCCACGGGCGGTACTTTGCTGGCCACCATTGACCTGCTCAAGGAGGCCGGGTGCCGCAAGATCAAGGGCGTTTTTCTTGTGGCTGCGCCCGAAGGACTGGAGCGGGTCGAAAAAGCCCATCCGGACGTGGAGATCTATCTGGCCTCCGTGGACGAGCGGCTTAATGCCCAGGGATATATTCTTCCCGGTCTTGGGGATGCCGGAGACAAGATTTTCGGCACAAAGTAG
- the lpxD gene encoding UDP-3-O-(3-hydroxymyristoyl)glucosamine N-acyltransferase, whose amino-acid sequence MGHTLSELASRLGLPMHGSDTVIQGVAGLEKAGPQDLSFLAGAKYAPLLKTSRAGAVILQQEYLDGVGSALISTNPYLDFTRALRLFATPQGCLTGQSDMAYIHPESSVDDSVTVYPFVFIGKDAQVGKGSTLFSGVYVGENCRIGERVVLYPNVVLMSGTSIGNDVIVHPGTVLGSDGFGYTPCATGLEKMPQVGNLRIDDQVEIGANAAIDRATLGTTHIGAGTKIDNLVQIGHNVEVGAHCILVSQVGVAGSSKLGNRVTLAGQVGIADHLQLGDDCRVGAKSGVNRSLQGGRDYLGSPAVEAKKFMRIAASWNRLPEMGKRLAALEKELALLKTQLSEEENEQQ is encoded by the coding sequence ATGGGGCACACTCTCTCCGAACTGGCCAGCCGGCTCGGCCTGCCCATGCATGGGTCAGACACCGTCATTCAAGGGGTTGCCGGTCTGGAAAAGGCCGGCCCCCAAGACCTGAGTTTTCTGGCAGGGGCGAAATACGCCCCCTTGCTGAAAACCTCCAGGGCCGGTGCGGTCATCCTGCAACAGGAGTATCTCGACGGCGTTGGTTCCGCTCTGATCAGCACCAATCCCTACCTCGACTTCACCCGGGCGTTGCGACTTTTCGCAACGCCCCAGGGTTGTCTGACCGGACAAAGCGACATGGCGTACATCCACCCGGAGTCATCGGTGGATGATTCCGTGACGGTGTATCCCTTTGTCTTTATCGGCAAGGATGCCCAGGTCGGCAAAGGCAGCACGCTGTTCAGCGGCGTCTACGTGGGCGAGAACTGCCGGATCGGCGAGCGTGTCGTTTTGTATCCCAACGTTGTTCTGATGTCCGGAACCTCCATCGGCAACGACGTAATCGTTCACCCCGGCACCGTGCTCGGCAGCGACGGATTTGGGTATACTCCCTGCGCTACGGGCTTGGAAAAGATGCCGCAGGTCGGCAATCTGCGGATCGACGATCAGGTGGAAATCGGCGCCAACGCCGCCATAGACCGGGCCACACTTGGGACCACGCATATCGGCGCCGGCACGAAAATAGATAACCTGGTCCAGATCGGGCACAACGTCGAAGTCGGCGCGCACTGCATCCTGGTTTCCCAGGTCGGGGTGGCGGGCAGTTCCAAACTCGGGAACAGGGTCACACTGGCCGGCCAGGTTGGCATTGCCGACCATCTGCAGTTGGGAGACGACTGCCGCGTCGGCGCCAAGTCCGGAGTGAACCGTTCCCTGCAGGGCGGCCGGGATTACCTGGGCAGTCCGGCCGTGGAAGCTAAAAAGTTCATGCGTATTGCCGCGTCCTGGAATCGTCTCCCGGAGATGGGAAAACGCCTGGCCGCGTTGGAAAAGGAATTGGCATTGTTAAAAACGCAATTGTCTGAGGAAGAAAATGAACAACAGTGA